In Halomonas denitrificans, one DNA window encodes the following:
- a CDS encoding acyl-CoA dehydrogenase: MTILALLAVVLLPLIMAYFAAPAWLAALLTSAAAALSIATGASLAVAIVAVLIAVPLIVAALPPLRRALLTNRLYGWFRKVLPAMSATEREALESGTTWWDAELFSGRPDWTKLQNHPAPSLTAEEQAFLDGPVEELCTMLDEWQIEQDRDLPPEVWDFLREHRFFSMIIPKEYGGLGFSSQGNAAVVTKISTCNQTAAVTVMVPNSLGPGELLHYFGTEDQKNHYLPRLATGQDVPCFALTSPYAGSDAASMPDKGIVCKGEFNGEEVLGIRVTWDKRYITLAPVATVVGLAFKCFDPDGLLGGEKSLGITCALIPADTPGVETGNRHLPGGSPFMNGTTRGKDVFIPMDWVIGGQERVGQGWSMLMHCLSAGRAISLPAQAVAGGKICSLLTGAYARVRYQFKQPIGQFEGIQEPLARIGGETYRMDAAHQMTLVALDQGEKPAVISAILKANLTEANRRVVADAMDIHGGKAVVLGPRNYLAQGYQALPISITVEGANILTRSMIIFGQGAIRCHPWLLKEMMAATSQAPNARRDFDKAFFGHIGYTIGNAVRSLVLGLTGGRLSPAPFGGVLKRDVQRINRLAAAFTLIADFTLLILGGKFKFAEKLSGRFADALSHLYLASAVVKRFEDDGRPDADLPMARWAMADSLNRVESALFGILANFPVPALGRVLRVWAFPFGRSHHPADDRTGQAIAELLLSNNPSRDRLTHDTFRARDGVGAAMVLKAFDAMLEAAEAERAVFNGLKRMPTPVNVDRLARQAVEAGLIDDAQAERLIEAQRLAAEVIAVDEFEPDALDRARTGEPEAPLKKAS, translated from the coding sequence ATGACCATCCTTGCCCTGCTTGCCGTTGTCCTGTTGCCGCTGATAATGGCCTATTTCGCGGCTCCGGCCTGGCTTGCCGCCCTGCTCACGTCCGCGGCGGCGGCCCTGTCCATCGCGACGGGCGCGTCGCTCGCCGTAGCCATCGTCGCGGTGCTGATCGCCGTTCCGCTGATCGTCGCCGCCCTGCCCCCGCTGCGGCGAGCCCTTCTGACCAATCGCCTCTACGGCTGGTTCCGGAAGGTCCTGCCGGCGATGTCGGCGACCGAGCGCGAAGCCCTCGAATCGGGCACGACCTGGTGGGATGCAGAGCTGTTCTCGGGCCGTCCGGACTGGACGAAGCTCCAGAACCATCCTGCGCCGTCCCTGACCGCCGAGGAGCAGGCGTTTCTCGACGGCCCGGTGGAGGAACTGTGCACCATGCTCGACGAATGGCAGATCGAGCAGGATCGGGACCTGCCGCCGGAGGTCTGGGACTTCCTGCGCGAGCACCGGTTCTTCTCGATGATCATTCCGAAGGAGTACGGCGGACTCGGCTTCTCTTCGCAGGGCAACGCGGCGGTCGTGACCAAGATCTCGACCTGCAACCAGACCGCCGCGGTGACCGTCATGGTGCCCAATTCGCTCGGCCCGGGCGAACTCCTGCACTACTTCGGAACCGAGGACCAGAAGAACCACTACCTGCCGCGGCTGGCGACCGGGCAGGACGTTCCCTGTTTCGCGCTGACCTCGCCGTACGCGGGTTCGGACGCGGCGTCGATGCCGGACAAGGGCATCGTGTGCAAGGGCGAATTCAACGGCGAGGAAGTGCTCGGCATCCGGGTCACCTGGGACAAGCGCTACATCACGCTGGCGCCGGTCGCGACCGTGGTCGGCCTGGCCTTCAAGTGCTTCGACCCCGACGGCCTGCTGGGTGGCGAGAAGAGCCTCGGGATCACCTGCGCGCTGATCCCGGCCGACACCCCCGGCGTCGAGACCGGCAATCGCCACCTGCCGGGCGGCTCGCCGTTCATGAACGGCACGACCCGCGGCAAGGACGTGTTCATTCCGATGGACTGGGTGATCGGCGGCCAGGAGCGCGTCGGCCAGGGCTGGAGCATGCTGATGCACTGCCTGTCCGCAGGGCGCGCCATCTCGCTGCCCGCCCAGGCGGTCGCCGGCGGCAAGATCTGCAGCCTGCTGACCGGCGCCTATGCCCGGGTCCGCTACCAGTTCAAGCAACCGATCGGTCAGTTCGAAGGCATCCAGGAGCCGCTGGCCCGGATCGGCGGTGAGACCTATCGCATGGACGCCGCTCACCAGATGACGCTCGTCGCGCTCGACCAGGGCGAGAAGCCGGCGGTGATCTCGGCCATCCTCAAGGCCAACCTGACCGAGGCGAACCGGCGCGTCGTTGCCGACGCGATGGATATCCACGGCGGCAAGGCCGTCGTCCTCGGACCGCGCAACTATCTGGCGCAGGGCTACCAGGCCCTGCCGATCTCGATCACCGTCGAAGGCGCCAACATCCTGACCCGGTCGATGATCATCTTCGGCCAGGGCGCGATCCGCTGCCATCCCTGGCTGCTCAAGGAAATGATGGCGGCGACCAGCCAGGCGCCGAACGCCCGCCGGGACTTCGACAAGGCGTTCTTCGGTCACATCGGCTACACGATCGGTAATGCCGTCCGGTCGCTCGTGCTGGGACTGACCGGCGGCCGGCTGAGTCCGGCGCCGTTCGGCGGCGTACTGAAGCGCGACGTGCAGCGGATCAACCGCCTGGCCGCCGCGTTCACGCTGATCGCCGACTTCACGCTGCTCATCCTCGGCGGCAAGTTCAAGTTCGCCGAGAAACTGTCGGGTCGCTTTGCCGACGCACTGAGCCATCTCTACCTGGCCTCCGCCGTGGTCAAGCGCTTCGAGGACGACGGCCGTCCCGACGCCGACCTGCCGATGGCCCGCTGGGCGATGGCCGACAGCCTGAATCGCGTCGAATCCGCGCTGTTCGGCATCCTGGCCAACTTCCCGGTTCCCGCGTTGGGCCGGGTTCTTCGGGTCTGGGCGTTTCCGTTCGGGCGCAGTCACCACCCGGCCGACGACAGGACCGGTCAGGCGATCGCCGAGCTGCTGCTGTCGAACAACCCCTCGCGTGATCGACTGACCCACGACACGTTCCGCGCCCGGGACGGTGTCGGCGCTGCAATGGTGCTGAAGGCCTTCGACGCCATGCTCGAAGCGGCCGAGGCCGAGCGTGCGGTCTTCAACGGCCTCAAGCGCATGCCGACGCCGGTCAACGTGGATCGCCTGGCCCGCCAGGCGGTCGAGGCGGGCCTGATCGACGACGCGCAGGCCGAACGTTTGATCGAGGCCCAGCGCCTGGCCGCCGAGGTCATCGCGGTCGACGAGTTCGAACCCGACGCGCTGGATCGGGCCCGGACCGGGGAACCCGAAGCGCCGCTCAAGAAAGCCAGCTGA
- a CDS encoding DUF4115 domain-containing protein — MGRRLASLREEQGRSVADVAAAMKLSRSTIESIEADRFERIAPIYRRGYIANYARELGVPADRFVDPNATDEPPPLKGVLPPPAPTDRVDRFVRFATYFLVTTLIVPPLVYFFVTGGTRLFDFGDDPGDSGPPSLVAGEGLGSEGSAGAGDRPEGAREGVTRRIARALSLDNGDPDADGPLSASTLPLSPLRAGDASIDSGVLSDAEQSAGTPSDGARITGSSSSPRSSESNLHPIVLELLEDSWVEINDARGERLEFDLLRAGTRRSYEAQPPVRVLVGRGSAVELSFDGEAVRFEGADRGSVAEFTLEAPAGGARGPVDDGPAG; from the coding sequence GTGGGCAGACGCCTCGCTTCCCTGCGCGAGGAGCAGGGTCGCAGCGTGGCCGACGTGGCCGCGGCCATGAAGCTCTCGCGGTCGACCATCGAGTCCATCGAAGCCGACCGTTTCGAACGCATCGCGCCGATCTACCGCCGGGGATACATCGCGAACTACGCCCGCGAACTCGGAGTTCCGGCCGATCGGTTCGTCGATCCGAATGCGACCGACGAGCCGCCGCCCCTGAAGGGGGTCCTGCCGCCGCCGGCGCCGACGGATCGGGTCGATCGTTTCGTGCGATTCGCGACCTATTTTCTCGTCACCACCTTGATCGTCCCTCCACTGGTCTATTTCTTCGTCACCGGTGGAACCCGGCTGTTCGACTTCGGTGACGATCCGGGTGATTCGGGCCCGCCTTCGCTGGTCGCGGGAGAAGGCCTCGGCTCCGAAGGTTCCGCCGGCGCCGGTGACCGCCCCGAGGGCGCCCGCGAGGGCGTCACGCGCCGCATCGCGCGTGCGCTGAGCCTCGACAACGGCGACCCGGACGCCGACGGCCCGCTGTCGGCATCCACGCTGCCGCTCTCCCCGTTGCGAGCGGGTGATGCTTCGATCGATTCCGGCGTGCTGTCGGACGCCGAACAGAGCGCAGGCACACCGAGCGATGGGGCCCGGATCACCGGTTCATCGTCGAGCCCCCGATCGAGTGAATCGAATCTCCATCCCATCGTCCTCGAGCTGCTCGAAGACAGCTGGGTCGAGATCAACGATGCTCGCGGGGAACGGCTGGAGTTCGACCTGCTTCGCGCCGGGACTCGCCGCAGCTACGAGGCCCAGCCCCCGGTCCGCGTCCTGGTGGGACGCGGCAGTGCGGTCGAACTGAGCTTCGACGGCGAAGCGGTCCGCTTCGAGGGCGCCGACCGGGGCAGCGTCGCCGAATTCACGCTCGAAGCCCCGGCGGGCGGCGCGCGCGGCCCGGTGGACGACGGACCGGCCGGCTGA
- the ndk gene encoding nucleoside-diphosphate kinase encodes MQRTLSIIKPDAVAKNVIGEIYTRFERAGLKVVAARMKHLSRADAEGFYAVHKERPFFNDLVEFMTSGPVMIQVLEGDDAIARNRELMGATDPREAAPGTIRADFASSIDANAVHGSDAEETAAEEIRFFFGDDEIYSR; translated from the coding sequence ATGCAGCGCACCCTGTCCATCATCAAGCCCGACGCCGTGGCCAAGAACGTCATCGGCGAGATCTACACCCGGTTCGAGCGGGCCGGCCTGAAGGTCGTCGCGGCTCGCATGAAGCACCTCTCGCGGGCCGACGCCGAAGGCTTCTACGCCGTGCACAAGGAGCGTCCGTTCTTCAACGACCTGGTCGAGTTCATGACCTCCGGCCCGGTGATGATCCAGGTGCTCGAGGGCGACGACGCCATCGCTCGCAACCGCGAACTGATGGGCGCGACCGACCCCCGCGAAGCGGCGCCCGGCACCATCCGCGCCGATTTCGCCAGCAGCATCGACGCGAACGCCGTCCACGGCTCGGATGCCGAGGAAACCGCGGCCGAGGAAATCCGCTTCTTCTTCGGAGACGATGAGATATACTCGCGCTGA
- a CDS encoding TetR family transcriptional regulator: protein MTDSTANRILDTAEQLFADRGFHATTLRQITQAAGVNLAAVNYHHGSKDALILAVFQRRLDELNSERLARLSEALDAADPPRLEDVLEAFIHPALRMSTQSSGDGGRFMRLLMRAWSENATQLHGVIRRQYSHVMRAFADAVSRSLGTAPENLRQQLDFLIGALTYTMAETNDDDVEPTARALIRFGCAGLRDSVSATTRDPAAQRQPNLFEETSA, encoded by the coding sequence TTGACCGACTCGACCGCCAACCGGATTCTCGACACCGCGGAGCAGCTGTTTGCCGATCGAGGATTCCACGCGACGACGCTGCGCCAGATCACCCAGGCTGCCGGCGTCAACCTGGCCGCCGTGAATTATCACCACGGCTCCAAGGACGCGCTGATCCTCGCGGTCTTCCAGCGCCGGCTCGACGAACTCAACAGCGAGCGCCTTGCCCGCCTGAGCGAAGCGCTCGACGCCGCCGACCCACCCCGGCTCGAAGACGTGCTCGAAGCCTTCATCCACCCCGCGCTCCGGATGAGCACCCAGTCCTCGGGCGACGGTGGTCGCTTCATGCGCTTGCTGATGAGAGCCTGGTCGGAGAACGCCACCCAGCTCCACGGCGTGATCCGGCGTCAGTATTCCCACGTGATGCGCGCCTTCGCCGATGCGGTCAGCCGCTCGCTGGGCACGGCGCCCGAGAACCTCCGCCAGCAGCTCGATTTCCTGATCGGCGCGCTGACCTACACCATGGCCGAGACCAACGACGACGACGTCGAACCCACGGCGCGGGCGTTGATCCGCTTCGGCTGCGCCGGCCTGCGCGATTCGGTGTCCGCAACGACCCGCGACCCGGCCGCGCAGCGCCAACCCAACCTGTTCGAGGAGACTTCCGCATGA
- a CDS encoding enoyl-CoA hydratase/isomerase family protein, which translates to MSENRFIVRKAAVLGAGVMGAQIAAHLTAAGIPVRLFDLPADEGGRNDRVKGAIQRLAKLKPPPLARKDLASALEPANFEDDLETLADCDFVIEAVAERMDIKKSLYERLVPHLPADAIFASNTSGLSITELAQVVPESHRDRFCGVHFFNPPRYMHLVELIPHAGTKTEVLDRLEAFMTETLGKGVVRARDTVNFIANRVGVFSMISTVHHARRLGLGFDTVDALTGPAIGRPKSATFRLADVVGLDTMANVISTMQDKLEDDPWHAVYEKPAWMTGLIEAGALGQKAGAGVFRKEGKAIRVLDPVSGEYRDTDYSLDDDVKQALAIRDPAEKMKAFAESDRPELQFLWAIHRDLFHYCAVHLAEIADSAREIDLAMRWGYGWDLGPFEIWQAAGWNDVTRWIRRDIEAGTALADAPLPGWVDDADAAHGDAGSIAGDGATIARPDLPVYRRQMQPPRLIGESARSGTTVADLAGARLWTLEDDVLIVSHKSKMNVIDTGVIDGLNEAIERAEKDFAGLVIWQPKGPFSAGANLKAAMDWVADDAFDKVEGLVADFQAANLRLRYAAVPSVAAVRGLALGGGLELAMHASRIVAHLESYMGLVEAGVGLLPAGGGLGTLAFRVHDQTQAGDSYALLEKRYKQVAMGQVSGSAMEAREMGYLTASDSIVMHEHELLHAAHGVIRGLDAAGYRAPLPGRTIPAAGDVGIATLKMLLANMHEGHFISDHDREIGERIADTICGGAIDRATPVDERWLYALERKHFVELARTKATQERILHMLKTGKPLRN; encoded by the coding sequence ATGTCCGAGAATCGCTTCATTGTTCGCAAGGCCGCCGTCCTCGGCGCGGGCGTGATGGGCGCGCAGATCGCCGCCCACCTGACCGCGGCCGGTATTCCCGTGCGCCTGTTCGACCTGCCCGCCGACGAAGGGGGCCGAAACGACCGGGTCAAGGGCGCGATCCAGCGCCTGGCCAAGCTGAAGCCGCCCCCGCTGGCTCGCAAGGACCTGGCCTCGGCGCTGGAACCGGCGAACTTCGAGGACGATCTCGAGACGCTCGCGGATTGCGATTTCGTCATCGAGGCGGTGGCCGAACGGATGGACATCAAGAAGTCGCTGTACGAGCGCCTGGTGCCCCACCTGCCGGCCGATGCGATCTTCGCCAGCAATACCTCGGGCCTGTCGATCACCGAGCTGGCGCAGGTGGTTCCCGAGAGTCACCGCGACCGATTCTGCGGGGTGCACTTCTTCAATCCGCCGCGCTACATGCACCTGGTCGAACTGATCCCCCACGCCGGCACGAAGACCGAGGTCCTGGACCGGCTCGAGGCGTTCATGACGGAAACGCTGGGCAAGGGCGTGGTCCGGGCCCGCGACACGGTCAACTTCATCGCCAACCGGGTCGGGGTGTTCTCGATGATCTCGACCGTGCACCACGCCAGGCGGCTCGGCCTCGGCTTCGACACGGTCGATGCGTTGACCGGGCCGGCGATCGGCCGGCCGAAATCGGCGACTTTCCGGCTCGCCGACGTGGTCGGGCTCGACACGATGGCCAACGTGATCTCGACGATGCAGGACAAGCTCGAGGATGACCCCTGGCACGCCGTCTACGAGAAACCGGCGTGGATGACCGGGCTGATCGAGGCCGGCGCGCTCGGCCAGAAGGCCGGCGCCGGCGTGTTCCGCAAGGAAGGCAAGGCGATCCGCGTCCTCGATCCCGTCTCGGGCGAATACCGCGACACCGACTATTCGCTCGACGACGACGTCAAGCAGGCCCTGGCGATCCGCGATCCGGCCGAGAAGATGAAGGCGTTCGCCGAGTCCGATCGACCCGAACTCCAGTTCCTGTGGGCCATCCACCGCGACCTGTTCCACTACTGCGCGGTGCACCTGGCCGAAATCGCCGATTCGGCCCGCGAGATCGATCTCGCGATGCGCTGGGGCTACGGCTGGGATCTGGGCCCGTTCGAGATCTGGCAGGCCGCCGGCTGGAACGACGTGACGCGCTGGATCCGGCGCGACATCGAGGCCGGCACCGCGCTGGCCGATGCGCCCCTGCCCGGCTGGGTGGACGACGCCGATGCCGCCCACGGCGACGCGGGCTCGATCGCCGGGGACGGCGCAACGATCGCCCGTCCCGACCTGCCCGTCTACCGGCGCCAGATGCAGCCGCCCCGCCTGATCGGCGAGTCGGCCCGCTCCGGGACCACGGTCGCCGACCTGGCCGGTGCACGCCTGTGGACGCTGGAGGACGATGTCCTGATCGTGTCTCACAAGTCGAAGATGAACGTGATCGACACCGGCGTGATCGACGGTCTCAACGAGGCCATCGAACGCGCGGAGAAGGACTTCGCCGGGCTGGTGATCTGGCAGCCGAAGGGGCCCTTCTCCGCCGGCGCCAACCTGAAGGCCGCGATGGACTGGGTGGCCGACGATGCATTCGACAAGGTCGAGGGCCTGGTCGCCGACTTCCAGGCCGCCAACCTTCGACTGCGTTACGCGGCGGTCCCGAGCGTCGCCGCCGTGCGAGGCCTGGCGCTGGGCGGTGGCCTGGAGCTCGCCATGCACGCCAGCCGGATCGTCGCCCACCTCGAGTCCTACATGGGCCTGGTCGAGGCCGGTGTCGGCCTGCTGCCGGCCGGCGGCGGACTGGGCACGCTGGCCTTCCGCGTCCACGATCAGACGCAGGCCGGCGACAGCTACGCGCTCCTCGAGAAGCGCTACAAGCAGGTCGCGATGGGCCAGGTTTCGGGTAGCGCGATGGAAGCGCGCGAGATGGGCTATCTGACCGCTTCGGATTCGATCGTGATGCACGAGCACGAGCTGCTCCATGCGGCGCACGGCGTGATCCGCGGCCTGGACGCAGCCGGCTATCGCGCGCCGCTGCCGGGCCGGACGATTCCTGCCGCGGGCGACGTCGGCATCGCGACGCTGAAGATGCTGTTGGCCAACATGCACGAGGGCCATTTCATCAGCGATCACGACCGGGAGATCGGCGAGCGCATCGCCGACACGATCTGCGGCGGCGCGATCGATCGGGCGACCCCGGTCGACGAGCGATGGCTCTACGCACTGGAACGCAAGCACTTCGTCGAACTCGCCCGGACGAAGGCGACGCAGGAGCGCATCCTGCATATGCTGAAGACGGGGAAACCGCTGCGGAACTAG
- the rlmN gene encoding 23S rRNA (adenine(2503)-C(2))-methyltransferase RlmN, protein MADPRPKTNLLGLSRAQLERFFAEWGEKPFRARQILQWVYQRGVTDFDAMTDLSRALRERLQAETEIIAPGVMSEHRSTDGTVKWIMALPGGSAVETVFIPEPDRGTLCISSQVGCMLNCTFCSTATQGFNRNLGAAEIIGQVWRAAEALGPDRRITNIVLMGMGEPLLNLDQVRPALELMRDDLAYGLAARRVTVSTSGVVPGIDALRDGPGVALAVSLHAPDDDLRTRLVPLNRKYPIEELLAACKRYLADKRPKQSITFEYTMIDGVNDRPEQARELLRVLAHVPSKINLIPFNPFPGTPFKCSSNNAIHRFQDVLRSGGMIATIRKTRGDDIDAACGQLVGKVLSASRRRAVVQEQLARQALA, encoded by the coding sequence ATGGCTGACCCTCGCCCGAAAACGAATCTCCTGGGCCTTTCGCGTGCCCAGCTCGAGCGCTTCTTCGCCGAGTGGGGCGAGAAGCCGTTCCGGGCGCGGCAGATCCTGCAATGGGTCTACCAGCGCGGGGTGACCGATTTCGACGCCATGACCGACCTCAGTCGTGCGCTCCGCGAGCGGCTGCAGGCCGAAACCGAGATCATCGCGCCCGGCGTGATGAGCGAGCATCGCTCGACCGACGGCACGGTCAAGTGGATCATGGCGTTGCCCGGCGGCAGCGCCGTGGAAACGGTGTTCATCCCCGAGCCCGACCGTGGAACGCTGTGCATCTCCTCCCAGGTCGGGTGCATGCTCAACTGCACCTTCTGCTCGACCGCCACGCAGGGCTTCAACCGCAATCTGGGCGCCGCCGAAATCATCGGCCAGGTCTGGCGCGCGGCCGAAGCACTGGGCCCGGACCGGCGCATCACCAACATCGTGCTGATGGGCATGGGCGAGCCGCTCCTGAATCTCGATCAGGTCCGGCCGGCCCTCGAGCTGATGCGGGACGACCTCGCCTACGGGCTGGCCGCGCGGCGGGTGACCGTGTCGACCTCCGGGGTCGTCCCCGGCATCGACGCGCTGCGCGACGGACCGGGCGTCGCCCTGGCCGTGTCGCTCCATGCGCCCGACGACGACCTGCGGACGCGTCTCGTCCCGTTGAATCGCAAGTACCCGATCGAGGAGCTGCTGGCTGCCTGCAAGCGTTATCTTGCCGACAAGCGGCCCAAGCAATCGATCACCTTCGAATACACCATGATCGACGGCGTCAACGATCGGCCGGAGCAGGCGCGTGAACTGCTGCGCGTGCTGGCGCACGTGCCCAGCAAGATCAACCTGATTCCGTTCAACCCGTTTCCCGGCACGCCGTTCAAGTGTTCGTCCAACAACGCGATCCATCGCTTCCAGGACGTGCTCCGCTCCGGCGGCATGATCGCCACGATCCGCAAGACTCGGGGCGATGACATCGACGCCGCCTGCGGTCAGCTGGTGGGCAAGGTCCTCAGCGCCAGTCGGCGACGCGCGGTGGTCCAGGAGCAACTCGCCCGGCAGGCCCTGGCGTGA
- a CDS encoding acetyl-CoA C-acyltransferase, whose translation MSNAYIVSAVRTPVAKAFKGGFRTTRPDDLLAHVIRTALDDVPGVDPAAIEDVIVGCAMPEAEQGMNVARIGALLAGLPDNVPGVTVNRFCSSGLQTVAMAADRIRLGEADVMIAGGTETMTMVPMMGHKVAMNPKVFEDDNIAIAYGMGITAEKVAEKYGVSRQDQDEFGYRSHQKAIAAIDGGEFTEIRPYTVHHRYPDPSSGAIRTVEQVIDTDEGPRRDTTPEALGKLRPVFRADGVVTAGTSSQMSDGAGALVMVSEKALKKYDLEPLAVFRGFSVAGVPPEIMGIGPIAAIPKVLKQTGIKLDQLDWIELNEAFAAQALAVIRDVGLDPEKVNPLGGAIALGHPLGATGSILSAKLIHGMRRRKQKYGMVTMCIGTGMGAAGIIEAL comes from the coding sequence ATGAGCAACGCATATATCGTCTCCGCGGTGCGCACGCCGGTGGCCAAGGCCTTCAAGGGCGGGTTTCGCACCACGCGGCCCGACGACCTGCTGGCCCACGTGATCCGCACGGCGCTGGACGACGTGCCGGGCGTCGATCCGGCCGCGATCGAGGACGTGATCGTCGGCTGCGCGATGCCGGAGGCCGAACAGGGCATGAACGTGGCGCGGATCGGCGCCCTGCTGGCCGGACTGCCCGACAACGTCCCCGGCGTGACCGTCAACCGGTTCTGTTCTTCCGGCCTTCAGACCGTGGCGATGGCTGCAGACCGGATCCGCCTCGGCGAGGCCGACGTCATGATCGCCGGCGGCACGGAAACCATGACCATGGTCCCGATGATGGGTCACAAGGTCGCGATGAATCCGAAGGTCTTCGAGGATGACAACATCGCCATCGCCTACGGCATGGGCATCACGGCCGAGAAGGTCGCGGAGAAGTACGGTGTTTCGCGACAGGACCAGGACGAATTCGGCTATCGCAGCCACCAGAAGGCCATTGCGGCGATCGACGGCGGGGAATTCACCGAGATCCGGCCGTACACCGTCCACCACCGCTACCCGGACCCGTCGTCCGGCGCCATCCGCACGGTCGAACAGGTCATCGACACGGACGAAGGCCCGCGCCGCGACACGACGCCCGAGGCGCTCGGCAAGCTCCGCCCCGTATTCCGTGCCGACGGCGTGGTCACGGCCGGCACCAGTTCGCAGATGTCCGATGGCGCCGGCGCACTCGTCATGGTCTCGGAAAAGGCCCTGAAAAAGTACGACCTGGAACCGTTGGCGGTCTTCCGCGGCTTTTCCGTCGCTGGCGTGCCGCCGGAAATCATGGGCATCGGCCCGATCGCCGCGATTCCGAAGGTCCTGAAGCAGACCGGGATCAAGCTGGATCAACTCGACTGGATCGAACTCAACGAGGCGTTCGCTGCCCAGGCGCTGGCTGTCATCCGGGACGTCGGCCTCGACCCCGAAAAGGTCAACCCGCTCGGCGGCGCCATCGCGCTCGGTCACCCGCTCGGCGCGACCGGGTCGATCCTGTCGGCCAAACTGATCCACGGCATGCGCCGCAGGAAGCAGAAGTACGGCATGGTCACGATGTGCATCGGCACGGGAATGGGAGCGGCCGGCATCATCGAAGCGCTGTGA
- the pilW gene encoding type IV pilus biogenesis/stability protein PilW has protein sequence MTGRVVTLAFVLIVAGCASTGDELNPQRTGSAVERVSPVRAADINTRLGVGYLERGQVQLALEKLELAVSQDPHHVPAHLALGIVYERIGRDRRALGHLERAARLAPEDGAVHNSYAALLCRVERFDDADRHFREALEDPFYPTPEVVLANAGSCARRAGRDGEAENYLRQALEIDPRNRLALFNLASLSFESGRAFPARAFLQRLEATGPLGPDALLLGVRVERALNSPEEAERYAMQLRSRYPESLQAEQLRAGDS, from the coding sequence GTGACCGGCCGCGTCGTCACGCTGGCCTTCGTCCTGATCGTCGCCGGCTGTGCATCGACGGGCGACGAACTCAATCCGCAGCGAACGGGCTCTGCCGTCGAACGGGTCAGCCCCGTCCGAGCGGCCGACATCAATACACGCCTGGGCGTCGGCTACCTCGAACGGGGCCAGGTCCAGCTGGCGCTGGAGAAGCTGGAGCTCGCGGTCTCGCAGGACCCGCACCACGTGCCTGCGCATCTCGCCCTGGGCATCGTCTACGAGCGGATCGGCCGCGACCGGCGAGCACTCGGACATCTCGAGCGTGCGGCGCGTCTGGCGCCCGAAGACGGCGCGGTTCACAACAGTTACGCCGCGTTGCTGTGCCGCGTCGAGCGCTTCGACGACGCGGATCGACACTTCCGGGAAGCGCTGGAGGACCCGTTCTACCCGACTCCGGAGGTCGTCCTGGCCAATGCGGGCTCCTGCGCCCGGCGCGCCGGACGCGACGGGGAGGCCGAGAACTACCTCCGCCAGGCGCTGGAAATCGACCCGCGCAACCGGTTGGCCCTGTTCAATCTCGCCAGCCTGTCCTTCGAGTCCGGCCGCGCCTTTCCCGCCCGGGCCTTCCTGCAGCGCCTCGAGGCGACGGGCCCGCTGGGCCCGGATGCCTTGCTGCTCGGCGTGCGGGTCGAGCGGGCGCTGAACAGCCCCGAAGAAGCAGAGCGATATGCAATGCAGCTGCGATCGCGTTATCCTGAATCGCTGCAAGCCGAACAACTGCGAGCAGGCGATTCCTGA